In one Mytilus edulis unplaced genomic scaffold, xbMytEdul2.2 SCAFFOLD_1742, whole genome shotgun sequence genomic region, the following are encoded:
- the LOC139507332 gene encoding medium-chain specific acyl-CoA dehydrogenase, mitochondrial-like, with the protein MGAFDKTRPPVASGAVGLAQRAFDEATKYSMERKTFGKLICEHQAVSFMLADMAIGIESARMVTQRAAWEIDQGRRNTYFASIAKCLAGDVANKTASDAVQIFGGNGFNSEYPVEKLMRDAKIYQIYEGTAQIQRIIISREHLNKAAQG; encoded by the exons ATGGGAGCCTTTGACAAGACCAGACCACCT GTTGCTTCAGGGGCTGTAGGCTTGGCGCAGAGAGCATTTGATGAGGCTACTAAATATTCCATGGAAAGAAAAACCTTTGGCAAACTTATATGTGAG cACCAAGCTGTATCTTTTATGTTAGCTGACATGGCCATTGGTATAGAATCAGCTAGAATGGTAACTCAGCGTGCTGCCTGGGAGATTGATCAGGGGAGAAGAAATACTTACTTTGCTTCTATAGCAAAATGTCTGGCTGGTGATGTGGCCAACAAAACTGCTTCAGATGCTGTTCAG atttttggtgGAAATGGATTTAACTCTGAATACCCAGTAGAGAAATTGATGAGAGATGCTAAAATTTATCAg atatatgaGGGTACAGCACAGATCCAACGTATTATAATTTCCAGGGAACACTTAAATAAAGCTGCACAAGGATAG